The Planifilum fimeticola genomic sequence AAAATCAGCGGCTGTTCCTCCGGCGGAATCCCCGGACCGTCGTCGGTGAAGTCCACGGCCGCCGTTTCCGGATCGCGGGCATAGAGCCGGATTTCGATGTTTCCCTGATCCTTCAGCGCCGATCGGCTGTTGTCGAGCAAGTTGGACAGGATCTGCTGGATGCGGTGGGCGTCCCCCCGCACCATCAGGATCTCCTCGGGCAGGGTCGTCCGGAGGTGAAGGGAGGGAGGGGGATTCACCACCTTCCACCGCTCCGCCATCTCCCGGATCAACTCGTTCAGGGAGAGGGGCTTCAATTCGATCGGGACGGTGCCTGTGGCGTACGCGTTGAATTCCAGCAGGTCTTCCACCATCTTCTGTAACCGTTTCGTCTCCTCCAGGGAGATGTCCAGAAACTCGTCCGCCTCCTTGCCCGTCACGACCCGGTCCCGGACCGCCTTCAGCAGCCCCCCGATAGACGTGATCGGGGTCTTCAGCTCGTGGGTGACCCCGGCCAACAGCTCCGTGCGCAGCTCCTCCGACCGCTTCAGCCGGGAGGCCATTTCCGAGAAGGAATGGGTCAGCTCGTACAGTTCCCGCTCCTTCAGGTCCCGGGGAAGCCGGATGTCGTAATTCCCCTGCCTGAGCTGGGATGCCGCCGCCGCCACCCGGCGGATGGGGTCCGTCAGCTTGCGCGACAGCCAATAGAGGACCATCCACCCCGAAATCCCCAGGCAGAGGATGACGATGATCCAGGGGAAGATCTGACGGAAGGGCATGGTGGAACGAACGCTCTCTTCGCTGATGACGAAAACCGTTCCGATCAGCCAATTCCCCCTCCAGATCGGCTCGGCGACGATGTACCAGGCCACATCCCCATTCTCCAGCGTGTCCATGACTTCTTCCTCGGCGACGGGGCCCTTCTCCAGCAAATAGTGAAGAAGCCGCTCATTGTCGATGGCCCGGTTTTGGTAGACCGCCTTCCCCTCCCGATCGACGATCAGGATCAGGGGAAGCGGCTGCGTCTCCCGTTCTTCTCCGGGGAGATCGA encodes the following:
- a CDS encoding HAMP domain-containing sensor histidine kinase, translating into MSTKADQKRVPLLKYWTIRYLLVLLSSLVIVASLSVYWTQEREKKHHLQLNRLFAQEIAERIGSEGELVISSAVWNRLLSRGRSYFDLPGEERETQPLPLILIVDREGKAVYQNRAIDNERLLHYLLEKGPVAEEEVMDTLENGDVAWYIVAEPIWRGNWLIGTVFVISEESVRSTMPFRQIFPWIIVILCLGISGWMVLYWLSRKLTDPIRRVAAAASQLRQGNYDIRLPRDLKERELYELTHSFSEMASRLKRSEELRTELLAGVTHELKTPITSIGGLLKAVRDRVVTGKEADEFLDISLEETKRLQKMVEDLLEFNAYATGTVPIELKPLSLNELIREMAERWKVVNPPPSLHLRTTLPEEILMVRGDAHRIQQILSNLLDNSRSALKDQGNIEIRLYARDPETAAVDFTDDGPGIPPEEQPLIFERFYRGKKKKEKTRGLGLGLPISRLLARAQKGDLFLKESAPGRTTFTLLLPRAKEKSLAGGIE